The following are encoded in a window of Mycobacteroides chelonae CCUG 47445 genomic DNA:
- a CDS encoding MbtH family protein, giving the protein MSINPFDDDNGSFFVLVNDEEQHSLWPAFVEVPAGWRVVFGAADRAACLDNIEQNWPDIRPKSLRERVAHGRTVEH; this is encoded by the coding sequence TTGAGTATCAATCCATTTGATGACGACAATGGCAGCTTTTTCGTTCTGGTCAACGACGAGGAGCAACACAGCTTGTGGCCGGCCTTTGTCGAGGTGCCGGCTGGCTGGCGGGTGGTTTTCGGCGCAGCGGACCGTGCCGCCTGCCTGGACAACATAGAGCAGAACTGGCCGGATATCCGGCCAAAAAGCCTGCGCGAGAGGGTGGCACACGGTCGGACTGTTGAACATTAA
- a CDS encoding cytochrome P450: MSKIAKPVLPPGPPLPLVAQSILMAAYGLRFLAGCQRRYGNVFTLRIPLSGKVVYLANPADIKKVYAGDPRVFHSGEAHWFFRGLLGDSSLFVLDEDEHHDQRRLLMPAFHRDAVARQTTQMADIAAANITKWPVGQSFPVAPFTTEITLEVILRTVIGATDPVRLAALRKVVPRLLYMKPWETPAITNPRLRRYFPWRGVGRRMAETDALLYAEIAERRADPNLDERTDVLAMLVSATDDDGRTMSDQELRDHLLTSIAAGHETTATALSWVLERLTRHPAALAKAVRAADASATGDPGGDEYLDAVAKETLRIRPVIFSSGRVLKEPVEVGGYLLPAGIMVDPAIGLVHSSATVYPDPDRFDPDRMLGTTQSPTTWLPFGGGNRRCLGATFAMVEMRVVLREILRRVDLSTTTAPDEKQQAKHVTFVPHRGGYIEVQAIRDCAPAAPPRCPAGLHGTTQSADPRR, from the coding sequence GTGAGCAAAATCGCGAAACCGGTACTACCGCCCGGACCTCCGCTCCCATTGGTGGCGCAGTCCATACTGATGGCGGCCTATGGTCTGCGCTTTCTCGCCGGCTGTCAGCGCCGCTACGGCAATGTATTCACACTGCGTATTCCCTTGTCTGGCAAGGTCGTATATCTGGCGAATCCGGCCGATATCAAGAAGGTCTACGCCGGCGACCCACGGGTCTTTCATTCCGGAGAGGCACACTGGTTCTTTCGTGGTCTGCTTGGCGACAGCTCACTGTTCGTGCTCGACGAGGACGAACACCACGATCAGCGTCGCCTTCTCATGCCCGCCTTTCATCGTGATGCCGTCGCGCGCCAGACGACTCAGATGGCAGACATCGCTGCCGCAAACATAACCAAATGGCCGGTTGGTCAGAGCTTCCCCGTTGCCCCGTTCACCACAGAGATCACACTCGAGGTGATCCTGCGAACAGTTATCGGCGCTACCGACCCGGTACGGCTAGCTGCATTGCGCAAAGTGGTACCGCGTCTGCTCTACATGAAGCCGTGGGAAACCCCAGCGATTACCAATCCTCGCCTGCGACGGTATTTCCCGTGGCGGGGGGTCGGCAGACGGATGGCCGAGACGGATGCTCTGCTCTACGCGGAGATCGCCGAGCGTCGCGCTGACCCCAATCTGGACGAGCGCACCGATGTGCTGGCCATGCTTGTCAGCGCCACCGATGATGACGGCCGCACGATGTCCGACCAAGAGCTGCGTGATCACCTTTTGACGTCCATCGCGGCCGGACATGAGACCACCGCGACCGCACTGTCCTGGGTGCTGGAGCGACTGACACGGCACCCAGCCGCGTTGGCCAAGGCTGTACGCGCCGCCGATGCCAGCGCAACGGGAGATCCGGGCGGCGATGAGTACCTCGACGCAGTCGCCAAGGAGACGTTACGAATCCGCCCGGTCATCTTCAGCTCGGGCAGAGTGCTCAAGGAGCCTGTAGAGGTTGGCGGCTATCTGCTACCGGCCGGCATCATGGTCGATCCGGCAATCGGACTCGTGCACTCAAGTGCCACGGTGTATCCGGATCCAGACCGATTCGACCCGGACCGAATGCTCGGTACCACGCAGAGCCCAACCACCTGGCTGCCATTCGGCGGCGGCAATCGCCGCTGCCTCGGGGCCACCTTCGCGATGGTCGAAATGCGAGTGGTGCTCCGTGAGATCCTGCGCCGGGTCGACTTGAGCACCACCACCGCGCCCGATGAGAAGCAGCAGGCAAAACACGTCACCTTCGTGCCACATCGTGGCGGGTACATTGAGGTTCAGGCGATCCGGGACTGTGCGCCCGCAGCGCCACCACGGTGTCCTGCTGGCCTTCATGGCACGACGCAGTCGGCCGACCCTCGGCGCTAA
- a CDS encoding glycosyltransferase, translating to MKFVLASYGTRGDIEPCVAVGRELLRRGHDVQMAVPPDLIAFVEAAGPTAVAYGPDLQAVLDAHRDFWTHFFRNFWKIRDLIRMRREVVEPFLQCWKDIVATLTSLAQGADVLFTGVNFEDAAGNVAEYYDIPLATLHFFPLRANGLFLPLLPAPLGRSTMRLGEWLAWQNAKKVEGVQRGELALPRATAPSPWRITARGSLEIQAYDQVCFPGLAEEWAGHEGRRPFVGALTLDLPTDFDDEVASWIATGTPPIFFGFGSLPVESAAQTLAMISSACAELGERALVCSAGSDFSQVLPAENIKVVDAMNYSAVFPVCRAVVHHGGTGTTAAGLRAGVPTLILSTDLDQTLWGTRVKRLKVGTARRFSTTTAKTLVTDLRTILEPHCVDRAREVATRMTRPAESVIAAADLVEGLARSS from the coding sequence ATGAAGTTTGTACTGGCGAGCTACGGGACACGCGGCGATATCGAGCCGTGCGTCGCGGTCGGCCGAGAGCTGTTGCGCCGGGGCCATGACGTGCAGATGGCCGTCCCACCCGATCTCATCGCCTTTGTGGAAGCGGCCGGACCTACCGCAGTCGCCTACGGCCCGGATCTGCAGGCGGTTCTGGACGCACATCGCGATTTCTGGACGCACTTCTTTCGTAATTTCTGGAAGATACGAGATCTGATCAGGATGCGGCGTGAGGTCGTGGAGCCGTTCCTGCAATGTTGGAAGGACATCGTCGCGACGCTGACATCGTTGGCACAGGGCGCGGACGTGCTCTTTACCGGCGTCAATTTCGAAGACGCAGCAGGGAATGTGGCGGAGTATTACGACATTCCGCTGGCCACGCTGCACTTCTTTCCGTTGCGGGCCAACGGGCTGTTCCTACCTCTACTGCCTGCGCCGTTGGGCCGATCGACGATGAGGCTAGGAGAGTGGCTGGCATGGCAGAACGCGAAGAAGGTCGAGGGTGTACAGCGCGGTGAGCTGGCGCTGCCGCGAGCCACCGCACCCTCACCGTGGCGAATCACCGCACGTGGATCGCTGGAGATCCAGGCCTACGACCAGGTCTGCTTTCCTGGCCTCGCCGAGGAATGGGCGGGGCATGAGGGCCGTAGGCCCTTCGTCGGTGCGCTGACACTGGATTTACCAACAGATTTCGATGACGAGGTGGCCTCGTGGATCGCTACCGGGACGCCGCCGATCTTCTTCGGCTTCGGCAGCCTGCCGGTGGAATCTGCCGCCCAGACGCTCGCAATGATCAGTTCGGCGTGTGCAGAGTTGGGCGAGCGGGCGTTGGTATGTTCTGCCGGGTCCGATTTCAGTCAGGTGTTGCCCGCAGAGAACATCAAAGTGGTGGACGCGATGAACTACTCAGCGGTCTTCCCGGTCTGCCGCGCAGTGGTGCATCACGGCGGCACCGGCACAACCGCTGCGGGCCTGCGGGCCGGTGTTCCCACGTTGATCCTTTCCACAGACCTCGACCAGACGTTGTGGGGTACACGTGTCAAACGATTGAAAGTGGGCACCGCCCGGCGTTTCTCGACCACGACCGCGAAGACATTGGTGACCGACCTACGTACAATTCTCGAACCGCACTGTGTGGATCGTGCCAGGGAGGTCGCCACACGAATGACCAGACCCGCTGAAAGTGTCATTGCTGCAGCAGATCTCGTTGAAGGTCTGGCTAGGAGTAGTTAG
- a CDS encoding glycosyltransferase gives MKFVLSFYGTRGDVEPGVAVGRELLRRGHEVRMVVPPDLVGFAESAGLSAVACGPDVRVWQDVNRDFWARFLRNFWKNFWRIRDLRELLREDWRFLVQCWEDVSTTLRSQAADADLLFTGVLGEESAGNVAEYYSLPFATLHVFPIRANGQLVPGLPARLGRSIMRLSEWLGWPMFKRLEDPQRRSLGLPKATGPSPWRIAERGSLEIQAYDEVCMPGLADEWAQYDGRRPFVGALTLDLPTDSDTEVASWIEAGRPPICFGFGSMPVESAAETLAMISAVCDQLGERALVCAGGSDFSRVSLFENVKVVAAMNYTAVFPACRAVVHHGGAGTTAASLRAGVPTLVLSTDLDQTLWGARVKRLKVGTARRFSATTEKTLLADLRTIRDSQYVTRAREVATRMTGVAESPVTAADLLEDFVRLKRAG, from the coding sequence ATGAAATTCGTACTGTCATTCTATGGCACACGCGGCGATGTCGAGCCGGGCGTGGCGGTTGGCCGCGAGCTCTTACGCCGCGGGCATGAGGTACGCATGGTCGTTCCGCCCGACTTAGTTGGTTTTGCGGAGTCGGCCGGGCTCTCTGCGGTCGCCTGTGGTCCAGATGTTCGGGTATGGCAGGACGTGAATCGCGACTTCTGGGCCCGCTTCTTGCGGAACTTCTGGAAGAACTTCTGGCGGATCCGGGATCTCCGGGAGCTACTCCGTGAAGATTGGCGGTTCTTGGTTCAGTGTTGGGAGGACGTGAGTACAACACTGAGATCGCAGGCGGCCGATGCCGACCTGCTTTTCACGGGTGTCCTCGGTGAGGAGTCGGCTGGTAACGTCGCGGAGTACTACTCCCTTCCGTTCGCCACGCTGCACGTGTTTCCGATTCGCGCGAATGGCCAGCTCGTCCCGGGACTACCTGCACGGCTTGGCCGGTCGATTATGCGGCTGTCGGAGTGGCTGGGCTGGCCGATGTTCAAGAGGCTCGAGGACCCACAGCGTCGCTCGCTGGGTCTCCCCAAGGCCACCGGACCTTCGCCGTGGCGGATAGCGGAGCGCGGTTCTTTGGAGATCCAGGCCTACGACGAGGTCTGTATGCCTGGTCTGGCCGACGAATGGGCCCAATACGATGGTCGACGGCCCTTTGTCGGTGCACTGACACTCGATCTACCAACAGATTCCGATACCGAAGTGGCCTCGTGGATAGAGGCGGGAAGACCGCCCATCTGCTTCGGCTTCGGCAGCATGCCCGTCGAATCTGCCGCCGAGACACTGGCCATGATTAGCGCGGTATGTGATCAGTTGGGAGAGCGGGCCCTGGTGTGCGCCGGCGGAAGTGATTTCAGCCGTGTCTCACTTTTCGAGAACGTCAAAGTGGTCGCCGCGATGAACTACACCGCGGTCTTTCCAGCATGCCGCGCAGTGGTGCATCACGGTGGCGCCGGCACCACCGCCGCGAGTCTGCGGGCCGGGGTCCCCACATTGGTTCTTTCGACAGATCTCGATCAGACGCTGTGGGGTGCGCGGGTAAAGCGGCTGAAAGTGGGTACCGCCCGCCGCTTCTCGGCCACCACCGAGAAGACCCTGCTCGCGGACCTGCGGACCATCCGCGACTCGCAGTACGTCACGCGGGCCCGCGAGGTCGCTACCCGAATGACCGGGGTCGCCGAGAGCCCGGTGACCGCCGCCGATCTGCTGGAAGATTTCGTCCGTCTCAAGAGGGCTGGCTGA